ATATACCCGGTAATCGTCATCGCAGTAGAAACAAGCCTGTCTATCATTACCCCGCTAAACAATGCATTGTGAAACCCACTTCACATAAAGACGCTTTAATCTAGCCACCATGCTCTCCTTGCACTTTCAAAAGTTCTACTAACCTAATTTCCAAAAATCAAAGACTATGACCCCATTGATCCCGATCCCTGATCCATATTGCGCAACCTCACCATGAGTCTGTTATTTCCATGGCATGCGATTTTTTGAACTGTTACGCTATCACATACAGGTAAACACACCCGTCCTACACCCTAACATTAACGGTTCCAGCAATGAAATGGCCGTCATTAGATTCAAGATTAAATTGTAATTTAACAATATCTTGCGTAAGCGTTTCTACGGTTATGTGTCCTTTCAAAAATATCAACGTCCTTGATCCAACCTGCTCAAATAACGAATCTGAAGTGATACTAAAATAGTTATTTTTCATCAAACTATCTGGATTTATCTCAATATCAGAGTTATCAAAATCTCCATTCCCGGTAAGACCTTTAAAATTCACAGAGATAGTTGCAATATCATTCCTATACGGGGCAACAATCAATATTGATGTCGGATACTCGCCAACAACAACCTGAGAAGCTGCACACACATTCGAGCTTGCCGACACCTCGGTGAAATCAGCGCTTTCAATATGCAAACTTCCAGCTTCAAAATAGCTTTCATCAGAAATTTTTCTCAGTGAAATACCCCATCCAGAGCCTAAAAGTTCAATATTTTCTCTATCGATAATTTTTATCGCCTTGCCTGACTTATTTTTAAAATATCCATCACCACTCTTTTCGAATTTTTCGTTACGAAATATAGATCCGCACAAATCAAAAACAATGTAATCTGACTCCTCCCTAATTCCAACTTTATAACTTGCAGCCAATTTATTGGAATCCACAGAAATTTTCCAAACTCCAGACAAGCCAATTTTACCCTCTTTATCACCACTCGATGTACAAGAAGTTAAAACAAAAAACAATATACAATAAGATATCAATCTCACAAACAATCTCCCTCCATGCAAATACATATCCTGCACAAAAGCACACGGCCATTTATCTCCAAAATATCCCTCTTCAAGTCCATTAACCAACATCCTCACAGGAACACCTTCACCTAAAGTAGAAAACAGTGATTTAAATCACCAACCTGCGTCGATATATTTTCAATATATCATTCATTATTAAGCAGGCTTTTCAATCAAGGTTTAGATTGATTTCACTCTCAATACGAATTATACATAACCCAATCACTCTACAATTTAAAAAAGTTTCTAGGAATATTTAATCAGCACATTCACTGTGTCGAAAAAAATCCTAGAAGCCATGTTTGAATGATCACATTCTAGTTATTCAACATTCCAGACACTATTGGTACCAGCCATTCGCTATAGCACCGGAGATCACCTATTTCCTTGGGATATGGATTAACATTGCAAGCAACATAGTCCTTATAATCAACAGGGATAACCCTCTTAATCCCTTGAGACTGGGGATACTCCAATCCCGGCGCCAAAGGACCAGAGAAGATGGCTAAAAACACCTTTTCCCTAACCTCTTCTTCCTGCCATAACTTAAAGCCAATTTGAGTAAAGCCGTCCTCAGTAAGATAGTAGCCAAAATGCCTTTCATCTTCGCTACTATTATCAACAAACCCTTCTTTGCGAGGATTTCGCGGTGCCACCGGCATCCACGCATGATTGCCATCTATTGATCTGACTGATTTTGTAAAAATACTAAATCCCGGCTCATCAAAGAACAATGGAAATGTTTTATATTTCGGGAATTTATTAATTCCCGCTCGACTTACAAGCTCATTCAAGCCATCTGCACCCAACAGAGTTAGCTTAGCCATAACAATAGAATTTTTAACAACGTTAAACTTATCAGGATCAAAAGTTCCATCTATTTTGATTTTCATATCAGACTTCACTCGCTCAGCAACATCCGATATTTCCAACAACCCCTTCCCCGATCCAGTCAACTCATATGCAGCTTTCAGCTCAGCATCACCAACATGCCCTTGAATAATATTTACATATGCCAAAACCTCACTATCCACAAATTCTGAAATAAATTTCCGTTTTGCAAAATCCTTTACCTGATCAGTGAGAGATTTTATATGATTCGCCGCCTGAACCACGCTATATAGCGTAGGATTTACAATCAAAAGAATTTCAGAATATTCCTCGCCTAGGCTTGCTATTGAACCAATAGCGTTATTTAATTCGCTCACCATATCAGCGGTTAATCCAATAGCTTCACAAGCAACTTGGTTTACGGGCTGATAAATTGACGTATAAACCCCTCCATAGCACAAAGCCCAGTTAGATAAATGCCGCATAGGATCACCACCAGCTGGCTTTAGAAATTCTTGTGCCATTCTAGAGCTGGCCTTAATATAGGCGCGATTAGCTCTCTGCACACTTTCTCTCCATAGACTAATATGCTTCTGATAGCTAAAAATTGCCGCAGTAACCTTTTCAACGTCATCCCTAGCTTTTCTTAACGTAGATTCAGCTGATTTCAGATCATCGTAGATCAATTTATATGTAACCTCAACACTTGCACACCACGCATAATTTATGTACCACTGCCAAGAACTGCATCTACTTATATTTGCGAGATCAGCAGAAAGGGATACGACTTCCGCAGCAGCGAAAGTTACGATTCCAGCTGTTGATGAATAAAAATATGCGTATATCTGACTAGCTGAATTTTGCATATCCCACAAAGAGTTATCGTATGCATCCTTTTCTAGCTCGATTAATTTCTTCTCAATCTGATACATTGCCCACAGATGGGTAGTCGCACCAATTTTTCCGTACTCTGAATTTACCCCGTCATTTGATATAAATATCTGTGTGAGAAAATCCAATGGGAGCATTTCCCCAGTAGCGACTAAATTACTTACATCTCCTTGCGCCAATATAGGTTGGTGCTTCGCAATGTATTTCTCCAAAGCAGAATGGCGCGTTTCATTTTGCACCCTATCCTCGTCAAATAATTCGAACTGATCTCCAGAATACCAATTCACATAGGTATGAGCCCAGAAATCACCCGCACCATGACCCAGAAAACCATATGCAAACGCTAAATTTTTAGGGGAAGGGGTTTCTTGCGCTTTTTTAAGTACAAACTGCATCCAAGCATCCGTTTTCCATCCATTAGGATCACCATGCACCCCCCCCGGGTGCGTAGTCTGTTGCCCACCAATAAGATCTGGATAACCATCTGGTCCAACATTTCCCATCAGGTACACGGACTGATTGTTGAGAATTGCATCCCTAACATCCGGCTTAATAGAAAAATCACCAAACGGAGGAATGTTAACTTTCCCCCATTTATCCCCCGACCTATTCAAATCATCAATCACTTTTTGACCGATATAAACATGGGTTTTTGTATCAAATGCATTCGATACCACGGGAATCAGCGATATAAAAACCAACAATAAGCGATAAATTAATTTCATCTTATCAACCCTCTTTAAATTTCACACAAATAGAAAATTTATACGTAAAATTTTACAGCTCCTAATAACAATCTATTGCCAATCAGGAAGAGTTAATCAAAAGAATAAATTCGGAGAAGAAAAGAGAAAAGAACGTAGAAAACGGAATAGTGTCAACTGCTTCTGACCGCATTCCACAGTAGCTAACACTTTTCGGCCTATCCATGCCTCATACACCTACAAATCCATTCGCCATATAGTGGAGAGAAGTGAATTACTGGAAAATAACCATATTTTTTGTCGATGTCAATGTCAATATTTTTTCAGCTATTGTGCACGCCATACCCTGCGAATATGAGTCTCTGTCAGCAAAAAGAAGCAAACCTTATGTTGTAAATTCGCCAGCATAGACAATGCCCTGAAAACAAAAAGCCCGACACACAGGTCGGGCTTTTTGATGAGCTATCGGGGTCAGAGTAAGCGTACTCTGACCCCAGCGTCACATTTACTTTTTCTTCGGCGCATAAATATCCGTACACGTCCCCTCTGCCACTTCGGCAGCGAAGTTAAACGTCTCGGACAGGGTTGGGTGTGGATGAACAGTCAAAGCGATGTCTTCGATGTCCGCGCCCATTTCCAGCGCCAGTACCGCTTCGGCAACCAGTTCACCGGCATTGGGGCCAACCATCGCCGCACCGATGATCTTGTGATCGGCGTCGAACAGCACTTTGGTCATACCCTCATCGCGGCCCAGTGACAGCGAACGACCGGAAGCCGCCCAAGGGAATACGCCTTTGTGGTATTCGATGCCTTCGGCCTTGCACTGTTCTTCGGTTTTGCCCATCCACGCCACTTCGGGATCGGTGTAGCAGACCGATGGAATCGTGCGTGCGTCGAAGAACGATTTCTCGCCTGCGATGTTCTGCGCGGCCACCTTGCCTTCGTGCGTAGCCTTGTGCGCCAGCATGGGCTGACCGACGATATCGCCGATCGCATAGATGTGCGGCACGTTGGTGCGCTGTTGTTTGTCGACGGGAATGAAACCCCAGTCGTTCACCGTCACACCGGCTTTGTCGGCGTCGATCAGTTTGCCGTTGGGCGAACGACCGATGGACACCAGTACGCGGTCAAACGTGTCGGTGCGCGTGCCGTTTTTATCTTCCAGGGTGACTTTCATGCCTGCGTCGGTAGATTCAACGGCCGTCACTTTGGTGTTGAGGAAAATATTTTCGTACCGACCTTTGATGCGGCGCTCCAGCGGACGCACCACGTCGCGATCAGCACCAGGAATCAGGCCCGCTGACAATTCCACTACCGTGACCTTGGCACCCAGCGCATCGTACACCGTCGCCATTTCCAGACCGATGATACCGCCACCAATCACCAGCAGGCGCTTGGGAACTTCCTGCACTTCCAACGCGTCAGTGGAATCCATTACGCGTGGATCACTCCAGGGAATGAATGGCAGTTTGGTGACGCGTGAACCGGCGGCGATGATACAGTTGTCAAAACCAACCACGGTTTTGCTGCCGTCATCCGCCACCACTTCGATGGTGTTGGGCGAAGTAAATTTGCCATAGCCGTGAACGATTTCGACCTTGCGCTGTTTGGCCAACTGTTTCAGACCACCAGTCAGCTTGCCGACCACTTTGTTTTTGTGACCGCGCAACTTGTCCAGATCAATTTTTGGCTTGTTGAAATCCACGCCGATTTCGTGGAACTCGGCGGCTTCATTGATGACCTGTGCAGTGTGCAGCAGTGCCTTGGAAGGAATACAGCCGACGTTCAGACACACCCCACCGATGGACTGATAGCGTTCGATCAGAATCACCTGCTGCCCCAGATCGGCTGCGCGGAATGCCGCAGTGTAACCACCAGGGCCAGAACCCAGCACCACGGTCTGTGCCTGCTTGTCGACCTTGCCAGCAAAACTCGCTGCCTTGGGTGCCGCAGCGACGGGAGCCGCTGGTGCAGGTGCTGCAGAGGCCGCTGCGGGCTTGTCTGCCTTGGGAGCCGCTGCCGCTTGTGCGCCCACTTCCAGTTTCACGATGGCAGAACCTTCGCTCACCTTGTCGCCCAGCTTGATCAAAATTTCTTTCACCACGCCAGCTTGCGGCGAAGGAATTTCCATGGAGGCTTTGTCAGACTCGACCGAGATCAGCGAAGTTTCCGCCTTGATCTGGTCACCAACGCTAACCAGAATTTCGATGACTTCCACTTCGGAAAAATCACCGATGTCAGGAACCTTGATTTCTACGATATTGCTCATGGGCAAATCCTATTTGATTCTTTGCAAAATCATTGTGGGAGCAAATCGTGCTCCCACAAGTTCAGTTCAATTCAGCGCTGCGACTACAGCAACAAGCGGCGTGTATCAGACAACACGCGACTGAGGAACGTGGTGAAACGCGCACCATCAGCACCGTCAATCACGCGATGATCGTAAGACAAGGAAAGCGGCAACATCAAACGCGGCTCAAACTCCTTGCCATTCCACACTGGCTGCATCTTGGCGCGGGAAACGCCCAGGATCGCCACGTCAGGCGCGTTCACGATCGGCGTAAACATGGTGCCACCGATGCCGCCCAAGCTGGAGATGGTGAAGCAACCACCCTGCATGTCAGAAGGCTTGAGCTTTTTGTCGCGCGCCTTGATGCTGATTTCACCCAGCTCAACCGCCAGATCTACGATGGACTTGCGATCCACATCGCGCACCACCGGCACCACCAAACCATCGGGCGTATCCACCGCAATACCGATGTTGTAGTACTTTTTGAAAATCAGATTTTCGCCAGTCGGGTCCAGTGACGCGTTGAAGCGCGGATATTTCTTCAGCGCCGAAACCACCGCCTTCATCATGAACACCAGCGGCGTGATACGGATGCCCTGGTCTTTGTAATCGCCGGACAATTGCTTGCGGAATTCTTCCATGTCGGTGATATCGGCTTCGTCAAACTGGGTCACGTGCGGAACAGTGAGCCAGTTGCGATGCAGATTTTTGCCGGTGAGCTTGTTGATCTTGGTCAGCGGCTTGCTCTCGATCGCGCCCCACTGACTGAAATCGATTTCCGGCATCGGGTCGATACCCAGACCACCGCCAGTCACAGGCTGAGACAGCGCACGCTTCACAAAGCTCTGCACGTCTTCCTTGGTGATGCGACCTTTACGACCAGAACCAGCCACCTTGCCCAAATCCACACCCAGTTCACGGGCGAATTTGCGCACTGACGGTGTTGCGTAAGCCTTGGAGAAAGCGACCTCATCAATCTTCGCCGTGGGCGATACTTTTTGTGCCACTGGCGCGGGAGCCGCCGTCTTGGCTGCCGCTGGCGCGGGAGCCGCGACAGGTGCAGGTGCGGCTGCCACTGGAGCAGGGGCTGCTTCCTTTTGAGGTGCAGCGGATGCACCGGCCGCTGGTTCCAGCAGCAAAATCAGACTGCCTTCGGAAACCTTGTCGCCGATCTGAATTTTGATTTCTTTCACCACACCGGCTTCAGGCGAGGGAATCTCCATGGAGGCTTTGTCCGACTCCACAGAAATCAATGACGTTTCCGCAGCAATCGTGTCACCAGGAGACACCAGAATTTCGATGACTTCGACTTCGCTGAAATCACCAATGTCAGGAACAAGAATTTGTTTACTCATTTTTTTCCTTCGCTCATTCCGCAGGTCTTATGCGTACAACGGGTTGCGTTTTTCGCTGTTAATGCCGTACTTGGCGATGGCTTCAGCCACCACTTTGGCATCGATCTGACCTTCATCAGCCAGCGCCTTCAGAGACGCCACAACCACGTTCACTGCATTCACTTCAAAGTGTTTACGCAACTGTGCGCGGGTGTCGGAACGACCAAAACCGTCCGTACCCAGTACCACATATTTACCAGGTACCCACTCGCGAATTTGATCAGCGTAGCTGCGAATATAGTCGGTCGCAGCGATGAACGGGCCTTTGCGACCGTCCAGCATTTGCGCCACGTACGGTACGCGTGCTTTTGCCGTCGGATGCAAACGATTCCAGCGTTCGCAATCAGCCGCTTCACGCGCCAACTCGTTAAAGCTGGTTGCACTCAGAATGTCGGCATCGACGTTCCAGTCGGCCGCCAGCAAATCTGCCGCTTCGATCACTTCACGCAGAATGGTACCGGAACCCATCAGCTGCACTTTCAGCTTTTTCTTGCCACCTTTGCGGAACTCGTACAAACCTTTGACAATGCCTTCTTCCACACCGGCAGGCATGGCTGGATGCACGTAGTTTTCGTTCATGGTGGTGATGTAGTAGAAAACATTTTCCTGGTTCGCATACATGCGACGCAGACCGTCCTGAACAATCACTGCCAACTCGTAGTTGAAGGTGGGATCGTAGCTGACGCAGTTTGGAATCGTGCCCGCCATCACCAGACCGTGACCGTCCTGATGTTGCAAACCTTCACCGGCCAGTGTGGTACGACCTGCGGTAGCACCGATCAGGAAGCCACGCGCCTGCATGTCACCCGCTGCCCACGCCAAGTCGCCGATACGCTGGAAACCAAACATGGAGTAGTAAATGTAGAACGGAATGGTGTTTACACCGTGCGCGCTGTAGGAAGTCGCTGCAGCAATCCATGAAGACATGGAGCCGGCTTCGTTAATGCCCTCTTCCAGAATCTGGCCAGATTTGTCCTCTTTATAGAACATAATCTCGTCCTGGTCCTGTGGCGTGTACAACTGGCCCACAGAAGAATAAATTCCCAACTGACGGAACATACCTTCCATACCAAAAGTACGCGCTTCGTCAGGCACGATAGGCACGATGTTCTTGCCGATTTTCTTGTCGCGGCACAGCAATGTCAGCATACGCACATAGCCCATGGTGGTGGACAT
This genomic window from Gammaproteobacteria bacterium contains:
- the aceF gene encoding dihydrolipoyllysine-residue acetyltransferase, which codes for MSKQILVPDIGDFSEVEVIEILVSPGDTIAAETSLISVESDKASMEIPSPEAGVVKEIKIQIGDKVSEGSLILLLEPAAGASAAPQKEAAPAPVAAAPAPVAAPAPAAAKTAAPAPVAQKVSPTAKIDEVAFSKAYATPSVRKFARELGVDLGKVAGSGRKGRITKEDVQSFVKRALSQPVTGGGLGIDPMPEIDFSQWGAIESKPLTKINKLTGKNLHRNWLTVPHVTQFDEADITDMEEFRKQLSGDYKDQGIRITPLVFMMKAVVSALKKYPRFNASLDPTGENLIFKKYYNIGIAVDTPDGLVVPVVRDVDRKSIVDLAVELGEISIKARDKKLKPSDMQGGCFTISSLGGIGGTMFTPIVNAPDVAILGVSRAKMQPVWNGKEFEPRLMLPLSLSYDHRVIDGADGARFTTFLSRVLSDTRRLLL
- the lpdA gene encoding dihydrolipoyl dehydrogenase, whose product is MSNIVEIKVPDIGDFSEVEVIEILVSVGDQIKAETSLISVESDKASMEIPSPQAGVVKEILIKLGDKVSEGSAIVKLEVGAQAAAAPKADKPAAASAAPAPAAPVAAAPKAASFAGKVDKQAQTVVLGSGPGGYTAAFRAADLGQQVILIERYQSIGGVCLNVGCIPSKALLHTAQVINEAAEFHEIGVDFNKPKIDLDKLRGHKNKVVGKLTGGLKQLAKQRKVEIVHGYGKFTSPNTIEVVADDGSKTVVGFDNCIIAAGSRVTKLPFIPWSDPRVMDSTDALEVQEVPKRLLVIGGGIIGLEMATVYDALGAKVTVVELSAGLIPGADRDVVRPLERRIKGRYENIFLNTKVTAVESTDAGMKVTLEDKNGTRTDTFDRVLVSIGRSPNGKLIDADKAGVTVNDWGFIPVDKQQRTNVPHIYAIGDIVGQPMLAHKATHEGKVAAQNIAGEKSFFDARTIPSVCYTDPEVAWMGKTEEQCKAEGIEYHKGVFPWAASGRSLSLGRDEGMTKVLFDADHKIIGAAMVGPNAGELVAEAVLALEMGADIEDIALTVHPHPTLSETFNFAAEVAEGTCTDIYAPKKK